One Ilumatobacter coccineus YM16-304 genomic window, CGCGATGACCTCATCCCCCTGATCACGACGGTGCCCAGGACGTGGACGCCACAGGAAGGTATGGCGTTCATCGATCGCCAGCACTCCCGGCAGTCCGGAGGAGCAGGGTGGTCACTCGCCATCGCCCACCGCGACTCCGATCGAGCCATCGGCCAGATCGGACTCTGGATCTCCCATCTCCACAAGGGCCGAGCCGAGATCGGATACTGGATCGCCGCTTCTGGGCGTGGGCGCGGCGCGGCATCCCGAGCTGTCGAGGCGTTGAGCATCTGGGCCTTCGACCACCTCGACGTCGACCGACTCGGACTCTTCATCGAGCCGTCGAACACCGCATCCATCGCGACCGCCGAGCGTGCCGGCTACCGACGCGACGGCCTGCTGCGCAGTTGGGAACGCGTCGGTGGAACCCCGCGAGACATGTGGTCGTACGCCCGAACCCGATCCGATCAGACGGGCGAGCTGTGATCACAGCCGGCGACCGCGCCACGAGCATCCCGTGCCTGGCCGGA contains:
- a CDS encoding GNAT family N-acetyltransferase — its product is MTIDVEYGSPLPPIEIVGDRYRLRSFRSDDLHLVEEASRDDLIPLITTVPRTWTPQEGMAFIDRQHSRQSGGAGWSLAIAHRDSDRAIGQIGLWISHLHKGRAEIGYWIAASGRGRGAASRAVEALSIWAFDHLDVDRLGLFIEPSNTASIATAERAGYRRDGLLRSWERVGGTPRDMWSYARTRSDQTGEL